From the genome of Bradyrhizobium sp. ORS 278:
CGACATCGTCGTCGCGGTCACGTCGTTGATGGCTCTGTCGCCGCTGCTGCTGCTCGCCACCCTCGCGGTGAAGCTCGAGAGTGCCGGCCCCGTCATCTTTCGGCAGCGCCGGCGAGGCTTCAACGGCGAAACCTTCATGATCTACAAGTTCCGGTCGATGACGGTGATGGAGGATGGCGCCGCGGTGCTTCAGGCGCAACGGCATGATCCCCGTGTCACGCAGACCGGGAGGTTTCTGCGGGCTACCAGCATCGACGAGATTCCGCAGCTTTGGAACGTGCTGCGCGGCGAGATGTCCATCGTGGGCCCACGGCCCCACGCCCTCGCGCATGACGATGAATACGGCAAGATGATCGCCAATTATGCACTCCGCCACCACGTCAAGCCCGGCATGACCGGCTGGGCTCAGGTCAACGGGTTGCGCGGCGGGACGCCGCGGCTCGAAATGATGCAACAGCGTGTCGCACTGGATTTATGGTACATTGATCACTGGAGTCTTTCGCTCGATGTCTATATCATGATACGTACTGCCTTTGAGCTTATGCGGCACCGAAATGCCTATTGACGGCGTTATCGGCGAGCTGAATGACCGTAGAACGATATGGATAGCGCCGGCCGGATGTGAACCATCCGCGAGGAACCGGCTCGATACCGCGGGCCAGATGTGACCTGCTGTTGGCATGGTACAAAGCCTTGCCGGCAGTGGGCATTTCGCTTTTGCCTATTGAAAACTTTGATGGTTTCGCATTACTAGGGCCGGCAGATAGGATTCACGCCGGAGAACACGTAGATGGCTGGCAGGCGGCATGCCTTGGAGGAAATCTCGGCGAAAATGGCCCAAGCCTCCCAGCTCGCGGCCAAAGGCAAGACCCAACGCGAGATATCCAAGGCCCTCGGCGTCAGCCTCATGACCTTTCATCGCTGGAAGAAGGCGGTGGGAAGCAATATCCAGCCGGACCCGGCACCGACGTCCGACATTGCAGCGGACAAGAACGACCTGCAGCCTAAAAGACCGGCATCATCCGCGACCGATAGCGATCTCAAGCGACTCGAAGCCGAGAACGCGAAGCTGAAACGCCTAGTCGCCGAAATGTTGCTGGAGAAGCTGAATTGGCAGGACCAGTTGAAGGAACTGCAGGAGCGCGCTGCTAGCCTGTCCGGCAGAAACAAGTGACAGCCAATGATGACAGTCGTATGACGACGTTCGCGCGCGCCATCGCGGGCCCTTGCATTCCGCATTGATCTGATCCTGGCCGCTCCGCCCGCGGGCCGGGTGGTTTGAAGTGATCGTCCACCGATCCGTCCCAACGGCGATGCGCTTCTCCAGCCGCATCAGATCGAGCGGGGATAGCCGAGGTTGCTGTAATAGCCCTCGTGCTGGAGCCCCCGCTCCTCGAACTTCGCGAGCTGCTTCAGGTTCGCCTTGTTGAGGACGATGCCCAGCAGGCGGCTCCCGAGGTCAGCGTCGGAGAGCAGGTGATGTTCAACCGCGCTCATTCGCGTCTTGCCCCATTCCACGACGAACACGATCGAATCGATGGTCGACAGCGCGGCGCGAACATCGACGACCGGTGCGAGCGGCGGGAGGTCGAGAATCACGCACTCGTACCTGTCGCGGAGCTTTGCAATGAGATCTCTGAACGCGACCGACGCGAGGATCTCGTCGAAATGGACGACGCGGTCGTCCGGGATGAAAGGCAGAAGGGCCAGTCCCGTTTCGGGCTCGTAGCCTATCGCATCGTCCAGGCGGCTCTCACCGGCCAGGACCTGCAAGAGCCCGAGTTTGGGGCGCGGCTCGACGTGGGTGGCGAGTGTCGGACTGCGAAGGTCCGCATCGAGCAGGATGACCCGCTTGCCAGCGTCAGCCATCTGGATCGCGACATTGCATGCGATCGTCGATTTGCCTTCCGCGGGCAGGGTCGAGGTGAAGCCGATGACATGGTTTGGCCGGCGTGCCCCCTCGACGCCGATGCTCAGCTTGATGGCGCGGACCGCCTCGGCGAAGACGGACAGCGGCTCGTCGGCCGTGAAGCGTAGCCTGCCGTCAGAAAAGGCCAAGCCGGGCTGCGTCGGTGATGTTGCTTCGAGCTTGGGCCGGGCAGCTTGCCCGATCAGTTGCAGGGAAGGAGGCTTCGCCGCCTTGCTGCTGTTATTCCGCGCGAGCGGCAGGCTTGGCAGTTGCGGAACCACTGCAAGGCACCTGACGTTCAGAGCCTGCTCGATCTGCCGTCCAGTCCGGAAAACGCTGTCCGTGAGATCGCGCAATCCGGCCGCCGCGAAGCTGCCGATCGTTCCGATGGCCAGTGCGATCGCCAGCGCCAGTGCCGTGTTCGGCTTGCTTTTGCTGGTCGGTGGTACCGCGACGCTGATCACGCGGGCATCGGTGATCGGAAAGGTCTGCTGCTGGCTCGCATCCATGTAACGCTGCAGGAACGTATTATATACGTCATGATATATCTTCGCGAGGCTCTCGAGCTCGGCGAGCCCGAGACGGTCGCGGTTGGTGAGCCGGCCGCGCGATACGAGATTGGCGAGCTGCTGCTCCAGGCTCTCCTCGCGGGCGCGGGCGATCTCGTAATCGCTCTGGTAGCTCGCGGCGATGCGGCCGAGCTCGGAGCCGATACTGGCAGTCAGGTCCGCCATCTGCTGGCGGATGCCCTCCGCGGCGGCGTGGTCGGCTCCGTACCGGGCGGACAGGTAGGTCTCGCGCGCCGACAGATCGAGGTATTTCGTGCGGAGGCGCGTGATCACTTCGTCACGCAGCACATCGGCGACCGCAGCCTCCTTGATGTCCATCTTGCGCACCTGCTCGATCCGGTCGAGCCGCGCGCGCGCCTCGCTGGTCGCAGCCCGTGCCGTCGCGAACTGGCTGTTGATGTCGGCGAGCTGCTGCTCGTCGATCGGGCGTCGGGGAGCACCGGGTCCCGCCGCTCCGGCGTTGCC
Proteins encoded in this window:
- a CDS encoding helix-turn-helix domain-containing protein, with protein sequence MAGRRHALEEISAKMAQASQLAAKGKTQREISKALGVSLMTFHRWKKAVGSNIQPDPAPTSDIAADKNDLQPKRPASSATDSDLKRLEAENAKLKRLVAEMLLEKLNWQDQLKELQERAASLSGRNK
- a CDS encoding AAA family ATPase; its protein translation is MRELTALIRRRRYTLLTGPAIGLIAGLSYLAIAPAQYTATATVLIDSSSMRALQTQAQAPGALGFDTTQAPAQIDIIGSDSVALEVIRKLDLVKDPEFAIAGNSDAGAVDSREREALDTFSRRLNVSRARNYVFDVSFTSRDPGTAAKVANATVEAYIHNQVETQDEVRRRAGKWLQERIKELGAQVTYADRAILEFKEKNNIVDLGNAGAAGPGAPRRPIDEQQLADINSQFATARAATSEARARLDRIEQVRKMDIKEAAVADVLRDEVITRLRTKYLDLSARETYLSARYGADHAAAEGIRQQMADLTASIGSELGRIAASYQSDYEIARAREESLEQQLANLVSRGRLTNRDRLGLAELESLAKIYHDVYNTFLQRYMDASQQQTFPITDARVISVAVPPTSKSKPNTALALAIALAIGTIGSFAAAGLRDLTDSVFRTGRQIEQALNVRCLAVVPQLPSLPLARNNSSKAAKPPSLQLIGQAARPKLEATSPTQPGLAFSDGRLRFTADEPLSVFAEAVRAIKLSIGVEGARRPNHVIGFTSTLPAEGKSTIACNVAIQMADAGKRVILLDADLRSPTLATHVEPRPKLGLLQVLAGESRLDDAIGYEPETGLALLPFIPDDRVVHFDEILASVAFRDLIAKLRDRYECVILDLPPLAPVVDVRAALSTIDSIVFVVEWGKTRMSAVEHHLLSDADLGSRLLGIVLNKANLKQLAKFEERGLQHEGYYSNLGYPRSI